In Rhodothermus marinus DSM 4252, a single genomic region encodes these proteins:
- a CDS encoding LA_3696 family protein — MAILTVPKVLREKLGDEGVEALIALLNEAAHHERNNLLGILEERFERRVTEEGKRLDNRIAEEVAKLDRRITEEVAKLDRRITEEVAKLDRRITEEVSRLEVTLSERYASLVRWMFIFWAGQIGVIVALFALLR; from the coding sequence ATGGCGATTCTGACGGTCCCGAAAGTTTTGCGCGAAAAGCTCGGCGACGAGGGCGTCGAGGCGCTGATCGCTTTGCTCAACGAAGCGGCCCATCACGAACGCAACAATCTGCTGGGCATTCTGGAAGAACGTTTTGAGCGGCGCGTAACCGAGGAAGGCAAGCGATTGGACAATCGCATCGCAGAGGAGGTTGCCAAACTGGACCGCCGGATCACGGAGGAGGTGGCGAAGCTGGACCGCCGGATCACGGAGGAGGTGGCGAAGCTGGACCGCCGGATCACGGAGGAGGTGTCGCGGCTGGAGGTGACGCTCAGCGAGCGGTATGCGAGTCTGGTGCGGTGGATGTTCATTTTCTGGGCGGGACAGATCGGAGTGATCGTGGCGCTGTTCGCGCTGCTGCGGTGA
- the gpmI gene encoding 2,3-bisphosphoglycerate-independent phosphoglycerate mutase, translated as MDPKKRHLLVILDGYGIAEDPSVSAIDHARKPFLDYLFATYPHATLKASGLAVGLPEGQMGNSEVGHLNLGAGRVVYQEITRIDKEIEEGTFFTNEVLVRAARHAREHNTRLHLMGCFSDGGVHASLNHLFALLELARREGLRPEQVCVHAFTDGRDTDPKSGVTYVRQFQEKAREIGVGRIVSIVGRYYAMDRDKRWDRTEKAYRLLVYGEGEVFDDPVRALEASYAEGVTDEFVKPRRIDYGDGYPTRVADGDAVIFYNFRADRARQLTRAFTDPNFDAFDRGKKLDLLFVTFTPYDETFDLPVAFEKVNLRMTLGEVISKLGGRQLRIAETEKYAHVTYFFSGGREEPFEGEDRILVPSPKVPTYDLKPEMSAPEVARRCAEAIEKEIYNLIVLNFANPDMVGHTGVFEAAVKAIEAVDAATKVVVEAALKHGYTVTVLADHGNADRMKNPDGSPHTAHTTALVPHLIIKPGFNGPIKDGKLGDVAPTILRILGEEIPPEMTGEVLI; from the coding sequence ATGGACCCGAAAAAACGTCATCTGCTGGTCATTCTCGACGGCTACGGCATTGCCGAAGACCCTTCGGTCAGCGCCATTGATCATGCCCGCAAGCCGTTTCTGGATTACCTGTTTGCCACCTATCCGCACGCCACGCTGAAGGCTTCGGGGCTGGCCGTGGGGTTGCCCGAAGGACAGATGGGCAACTCCGAGGTGGGGCACCTTAACCTGGGGGCCGGACGCGTGGTCTACCAGGAAATCACGCGCATCGACAAAGAGATCGAAGAAGGCACGTTCTTCACGAACGAAGTGCTGGTGCGGGCGGCCCGCCACGCGCGGGAGCACAACACCCGGCTGCATCTGATGGGGTGCTTCTCCGACGGCGGCGTCCATGCCAGCCTGAACCACCTGTTCGCGCTGCTGGAGCTGGCCCGGCGCGAGGGGCTGCGGCCCGAGCAGGTGTGCGTGCACGCGTTTACCGACGGCCGCGACACCGATCCGAAATCGGGCGTGACCTACGTACGCCAGTTTCAGGAAAAAGCCCGGGAGATCGGCGTCGGGCGCATCGTCTCGATCGTGGGCCGCTACTACGCGATGGATCGCGACAAACGCTGGGACCGCACCGAAAAAGCCTACCGGCTGCTGGTCTACGGCGAAGGCGAGGTGTTCGACGATCCCGTCAGGGCGCTGGAGGCCAGCTATGCCGAAGGCGTGACCGACGAGTTCGTCAAGCCGCGCCGGATCGACTACGGCGACGGCTATCCGACGCGGGTGGCCGACGGCGATGCGGTGATCTTTTACAACTTCCGCGCCGACCGCGCCCGCCAGCTCACCCGGGCCTTCACGGATCCGAACTTCGACGCCTTCGATCGGGGCAAGAAGCTGGATCTGCTGTTTGTGACCTTCACGCCTTACGACGAAACCTTCGACCTGCCGGTCGCCTTCGAGAAGGTCAATCTGCGCATGACGCTCGGCGAGGTGATCTCGAAGCTGGGCGGACGCCAGCTACGGATCGCCGAAACCGAAAAGTATGCGCACGTGACCTACTTTTTCAGCGGCGGACGCGAGGAGCCTTTCGAGGGCGAGGATCGGATTCTGGTGCCCTCGCCGAAGGTCCCCACCTACGACCTGAAGCCCGAGATGAGCGCGCCCGAGGTGGCCCGGCGCTGCGCCGAAGCCATCGAAAAGGAGATCTACAACCTGATCGTGCTGAACTTCGCCAACCCCGACATGGTGGGGCATACGGGCGTTTTCGAGGCGGCCGTCAAAGCGATCGAAGCGGTCGATGCCGCCACGAAGGTGGTGGTCGAGGCCGCGCTGAAGCACGGCTACACGGTGACGGTGCTGGCCGACCACGGCAACGCCGACCGGATGAAGAATCCCGACGGCTCGCCGCACACGGCCCATACGACGGCGCTCGTGCCGCATCTGATCATCAAACCGGGCTTCAACGGGCCGATCAAAGACGGCAAGCTGGGCGACGTGGCGCCGACGATCCTGCGTATCCTGGGCGAAGAGATTCCGCCCGAAATGACCGGCGAGGTGCTGATCTGA
- the nth gene encoding endonuclease III, producing MARTSRARQVLARLRQVIARPQTELRHENPCQLLVAVMLSAQCTDARVNQVTPALFAAFPTVEALAAAEPEDVLPYIRSVSYPNSKARHLVAAARRIRDAFGGEIPASLEALESLPGVGPKTARVVASVAFGVAALPVDTHVYRVAHRIGLVRRARTPLEVERRLKRQLPARDWGEAHHLLILHGRYTCTARRPHCERCVLTDLCDHYRRLRRLPAPLEGLDPRRGRYFCKRCRRYFDVPVPRTDRYGLEQLSCPECGSMHVFDAKTGRSTKRVPDYRVR from the coding sequence GTGGCACGTACATCCCGGGCCCGGCAGGTGCTGGCGCGGTTGCGGCAGGTGATCGCACGGCCGCAGACCGAGCTGCGCCACGAGAATCCCTGCCAGCTCCTGGTGGCCGTGATGCTCTCGGCTCAGTGCACCGACGCGCGGGTCAACCAGGTGACGCCGGCGCTGTTTGCCGCTTTTCCGACCGTCGAGGCGCTGGCGGCCGCCGAGCCGGAGGACGTGCTGCCCTACATTCGGTCCGTTTCGTACCCGAACAGTAAGGCGCGGCATCTGGTCGCCGCGGCCCGACGCATTCGCGACGCGTTCGGCGGCGAGATTCCCGCCTCACTTGAAGCGCTCGAGTCGCTCCCGGGCGTCGGTCCCAAAACGGCCCGCGTGGTGGCTTCGGTCGCCTTCGGTGTGGCCGCCTTGCCCGTCGATACGCACGTCTACCGCGTGGCGCATCGGATCGGGCTGGTGCGGCGGGCCCGCACTCCTCTTGAGGTCGAGCGCCGGCTCAAGCGCCAGCTTCCGGCCCGCGACTGGGGCGAGGCCCACCATCTTTTGATTCTGCACGGACGCTACACCTGCACGGCCCGCCGGCCTCACTGTGAGCGATGCGTGCTCACCGACCTGTGCGATCATTACCGGCGGCTTCGCCGGCTGCCCGCGCCGCTCGAAGGGCTGGATCCGCGGCGGGGACGGTACTTCTGCAAACGGTGCCGGCGCTATTTCGACGTACCTGTGCCTCGGACCGACCGCTACGGACTGGAGCAGTTGAGCTGCCCCGAATGCGGTTCGATGCATGTATTTGATGCAAAAACCGGCCGTTCCACGAAACGCGTACCGGACTATCGCGTGCGCTAA
- a CDS encoding DUF4105 domain-containing protein: protein MRGKLLLLLLMLTAAPAASRPLPLSDSARVALVTILPGRALYAAFGHSALRVYDPVQGIDWLFNYGTFDFSDPWFIPRFVYGQLDYFLSVSDYARSVRFYREVEGRPIVEQWLNLTPAQRDTLVAFLMWNARPENRTYRYDFLFDNCSTRIRDVLERTLGDALRFTHRAPDATFRRLLDPYVADRPLLQLGFYLTLGQRVDRPPTARAVMFLPLELKAAFDQARVRRDTAWLPLVARTDTVFWPAGHRPLPEPAWPWPTVLGWLLFALGAGATLVAWRRGRPTTTRLDALLFGLVGLVGLLLLLLWVATLHTVTAWNWNLLWAWPPHLVVAVRLWRRRPPTRRERVYLLATGLLTLLLALGWFFWPQELHPALQPIALLLVVRTAARIAR, encoded by the coding sequence ATGCGCGGGAAACTGTTGCTTCTGCTGCTGATGCTGACGGCCGCTCCGGCAGCCTCGCGTCCGCTACCCCTTTCCGACAGCGCACGCGTGGCGCTTGTCACGATCCTGCCCGGTCGTGCGCTCTACGCGGCCTTCGGACACAGCGCCCTTCGCGTATACGATCCCGTGCAGGGCATCGACTGGCTCTTCAACTACGGCACGTTCGACTTCAGTGACCCGTGGTTCATTCCGCGGTTCGTCTACGGCCAGCTCGACTATTTCCTGTCGGTGAGCGACTATGCCCGCTCCGTGCGGTTCTATCGCGAGGTGGAAGGCCGCCCGATCGTCGAGCAGTGGCTGAACCTGACTCCGGCGCAGCGCGACACGCTGGTGGCCTTTCTGATGTGGAATGCCCGCCCGGAAAACCGCACCTACCGCTACGATTTTCTTTTCGACAACTGTTCGACGCGCATTCGGGACGTGCTCGAGCGCACGCTGGGCGACGCGCTGCGCTTCACGCACCGAGCGCCGGACGCGACGTTTCGGCGCCTGCTCGATCCGTACGTGGCCGACCGGCCGCTGCTCCAGCTTGGCTTCTATCTGACGCTCGGCCAGCGCGTCGATCGACCGCCCACGGCGCGCGCGGTGATGTTTCTTCCCCTGGAACTGAAAGCCGCCTTCGATCAGGCCCGGGTGCGCCGCGATACCGCCTGGCTGCCGCTCGTGGCCCGCACCGACACCGTATTCTGGCCCGCCGGCCACCGGCCGCTGCCCGAGCCGGCCTGGCCGTGGCCGACCGTACTGGGCTGGCTGCTCTTTGCCCTCGGCGCGGGCGCGACGCTCGTCGCCTGGCGCCGCGGTCGGCCGACCACCACACGGCTGGATGCGCTGCTGTTCGGCCTTGTTGGACTGGTGGGGCTGCTGTTGCTGCTGCTCTGGGTGGCCACGCTGCACACGGTGACGGCCTGGAACTGGAACCTGCTCTGGGCCTGGCCGCCGCATCTGGTGGTGGCCGTCCGCCTCTGGCGCCGCCGCCCACCCACCCGCCGGGAACGCGTCTATCTACTCGCAACGGGCCTGCTCACGCTCCTCCTTGCGCTGGGCTGGTTCTTCTGGCCCCAGGAGCTGCATCCGGCCCTGCAGCCGATCGCCCTGCTGCTGGTGGTGCGTACGGCCGCCCGCATTGCCCGCTGA
- a CDS encoding zinc ribbon domain-containing protein: MPTTMQESATIAEQLRALVRLQLIDTRIDQLEKLRGDLPDEIRDLEDEKAGLETRLEKYKRELKEYEVERRRARLDIEEAETLIKRYEEQQLHVRNNREYDALTKEIEAQRQRIEAAKARLEELERLTEERTAAIQEAEARLKELEEVLQAKRAELQEVLEDTKHEMEQLQAMRAEAEKAVDPRYLRAYKRLRARYRDGRAVVPLERGAAAGYAVPPQQQVEIRQRKRIIACEHTGRIIVDSELFQEVSQELGFANGSAGSS, translated from the coding sequence ATGCCCACCACGATGCAGGAGTCGGCCACCATTGCCGAACAGTTGCGGGCGCTGGTTCGGTTGCAGTTGATCGACACCCGGATCGACCAGCTGGAAAAGCTGCGGGGCGATCTGCCCGACGAGATCCGGGACCTGGAAGACGAGAAGGCTGGCCTGGAGACGCGTCTGGAGAAGTACAAGCGGGAACTCAAAGAGTACGAGGTGGAGCGCCGCCGGGCCCGGCTGGACATTGAGGAGGCGGAAACGCTAATCAAGCGCTACGAAGAGCAGCAGCTCCACGTGCGCAACAACCGCGAGTACGATGCACTGACCAAGGAGATCGAGGCGCAGCGGCAGCGCATCGAAGCGGCCAAAGCCCGCCTGGAGGAGCTGGAGCGGCTGACGGAAGAACGGACCGCCGCCATTCAGGAAGCGGAGGCCCGCCTGAAAGAACTGGAAGAGGTGCTGCAGGCCAAGCGCGCCGAGCTGCAGGAAGTGCTGGAAGACACGAAGCATGAGATGGAGCAGCTGCAGGCCATGCGCGCCGAGGCCGAAAAGGCGGTGGATCCGCGTTACCTGCGCGCCTACAAGCGGTTGCGGGCGCGCTATCGGGACGGCCGGGCCGTGGTGCCGCTGGAGCGTGGTGCGGCGGCCGGCTATGCGGTGCCGCCCCAGCAGCAGGTGGAAATCCGGCAGCGCAAGCGCATCATCGCCTGCGAGCACACCGGACGCATCATCGTCGACAGCGAGCTGTTCCAGGAGGTCAGCCAGGAGCTGGGCTTTGCGAACGGCAGTGCGGGATCTTCTTAA
- a CDS encoding Nif3-like dinuclear metal center hexameric protein yields the protein MAETYPTVREIAAALEAWAPPGSAQSYDNVGLQVGDPEQSVRRALLALDLTPAVLEEARTLEAELIITHHPLLFRPLRQLTPDGLVSSLALRLAASGIALYSIHTNLDAAPGGVSFALAEHLGLKDVQFLAKMEQALYKLVTFVPASHFEQVREALAEAGAGRIGNYEACAFATRGTGYFRPGDMARPFIGEPGRLESAEELRLEVEVARWDLPRVLAAMRAAHPYEEVAYDVYPVGQPYTRAGLGAIGRLEKPEPLRDFLQRVAERLQTDSLRYVGDLDVSVETVAVCGGAGADLIGRALSAGADAYVTADLTYHRFFEVLDNDGRPRMALIDAGHYETEALTEALLAAWLQQRFPTVDWKRTTIRTSPVRTFIRRA from the coding sequence ATGGCAGAAACCTATCCAACCGTTCGCGAGATTGCCGCGGCGCTGGAAGCCTGGGCGCCGCCGGGCTCGGCGCAGTCCTACGACAACGTGGGCCTTCAGGTGGGCGACCCGGAGCAGTCCGTGCGACGGGCGCTCCTGGCGCTCGATCTGACGCCGGCCGTGCTCGAAGAGGCCCGGACGCTCGAAGCCGAGCTGATCATCACGCACCACCCGTTGCTGTTTCGACCGCTTCGGCAGCTCACGCCGGACGGACTGGTTTCGTCGCTGGCGCTTCGGCTGGCCGCCTCGGGTATCGCGCTCTACAGCATTCACACGAACCTGGACGCGGCGCCGGGCGGTGTGTCGTTCGCGCTGGCCGAGCATCTGGGCCTGAAGGACGTGCAGTTCCTGGCAAAGATGGAGCAGGCGCTCTACAAGCTGGTGACGTTCGTGCCGGCCTCGCACTTCGAGCAGGTGCGCGAGGCGCTGGCCGAGGCGGGGGCCGGACGCATCGGCAACTACGAAGCCTGCGCGTTCGCCACGCGGGGTACCGGCTATTTCCGTCCGGGCGACATGGCGCGGCCCTTCATCGGCGAGCCGGGCAGGCTGGAGTCGGCCGAGGAGCTGCGCCTCGAAGTGGAGGTCGCCCGCTGGGACCTGCCGCGAGTGCTGGCGGCCATGCGGGCTGCCCACCCTTACGAAGAGGTAGCCTACGACGTGTATCCCGTCGGGCAGCCGTACACCCGGGCGGGCCTGGGCGCGATCGGGCGGCTCGAAAAGCCCGAGCCACTGCGCGACTTCCTGCAACGCGTGGCCGAGCGGCTCCAGACCGACAGCCTGCGCTACGTGGGCGATCTAGACGTATCCGTCGAAACGGTGGCCGTCTGCGGTGGGGCCGGAGCCGACCTGATCGGACGGGCGCTGTCGGCCGGCGCCGATGCCTACGTTACGGCCGATCTGACCTACCACCGGTTCTTCGAAGTGCTCGACAACGACGGGCGCCCACGCATGGCGCTGATCGACGCTGGCCACTACGAGACCGAGGCGCTGACCGAGGCGCTGCTGGCCGCCTGGCTGCAGCAACGTTTCCCGACGGTCGACTGGAAACGCACCACGATCCGTACTTCGCCGGTGCGTACGTTCATCCGCCGCGCGTGA